AGGATGAACAAGGGACTCCAGCAGGCAATAAATGCGCTCAGGACAATGATGACTGTCTTGAGTAAGGCTAGAGATTTCTCTGAGCTCCTTGTGGCTTTGGTAGTGTTTTTTCGAAATGTCAGCCTGCGGCTCCTAGTCCTGACCATGGAATAGATCCTGCAGTAGAGGACAACGATGGATAATAAAAGACCCGTGAAAACTGTGGTGCAAAAGAGAATATAGTGCTTATGGTAGAGAGGCAGCACAGTGGAGCAACTCTGCAGGTGGTCGAGGCAGTTCCAGCCCATAATAGGGAGCCCCCCTAGGATCATGGATATTACCCAGCAGGCGCTGATCAGTAGGAAGGAGCGAAAGCTGTTGCTCCCATTGTGGAGTTTCATCTTCAGCATGGTGATATATCTCTCAATGGCAATGGCCAGCAGGCTGAACACAGAGGCTGACAGAGCTACAAACATACTGCCTTCCCTGACAAACCACTGGGCAGGGGTGAGACTATAGGTTTTGTGTCCAGATAACAAAAGATTGGCAGTATAAGCCACCCCAGCCAGCAAGTCTGAGAGAGCCAAATTCCCAATGAAATAGTACATGGGTCGATGAAACTTCTTGGTTTTCCAGATGGTCAGCAGGACAAAAATGTTCTCTAAGATGATAAAGCAGCAAATGATGATAAAAACCACTGAGGTCACTTTTATTCCACTGTCTGCCTTCTCGTTTAACTTCCCTGTGAAGTTGTAATGTTTCTTAATGATTTCAGAGTTGACATAATCGCTGACTGAGTCATTGAAAACTTTCTTCTGGCGGCTGGTGGTAGAGCCCATGGTTCCAGGCTGAGCGGCACTTTTCCAGCCACCCAGCAGAGGGTGAAGTCAAGTAGAAACCTCACCGGCCACCCTTGTGGCAGTATCTTCAAGGTGGAGGCTCCAGTGTCCGGTATTCCCTGGGTAATCTCAGACACCACAGCTCTTAAAGCAGGGGCATAAACAAAGCAAAGAGTCAGCGGAAGAGAtgcaaacaatgtaaaacaatcTGTTCATTTCATTGTGTGTCAGATTTAGATATTAGATCACAAACGAATCACTAAGGTCCAttcaccctctccccccaccctgggggaaaaaatggctCAGCAAAGTAAATAGATAAAGCTCATCCAATAAAAAATTTTTCTTAATGCAGATTTGCACAAATAAGTAGGAGCAATGGGGCTTGCACTGAGTGTCTGAATCTCAACCAATGTGAGGGATCCCAAGGTAAGCCGGTGGAAAACACAtgttccatctctctctctcaatttctcaAACTTTTGACATAGGAAACACCTTTTAAAAGTTCAGGTTTAGAAAGAGAAAAGgcttgatttgttttaaatgcaactgaaaatgcacaaaataagCCCGGCACTCACAAAATAAGTGAAAATCATTTGACTAGAGCAACCTCACTGTTTTTCCACTATTAACATTCTAAATGTGTTGTGAGGTAGGGCAGTTCTGCAATTTACTGATGCTATCTTGAGAAGTGGTAAAGGGGTTGGTGCTCACTGATGTGTGTAAAGAGACCCATCTTAAAGCTGTAAACAGAAAAGCTGCCCCTACTCACTTCTATTTGGCAAGATCATCCTTTGCAAAAGTTGTGCCAGTGTAAAattcagaaaagcaaataaaataagctATCAAACACATTTTGTAAGTCTGTCTGAAACAAAGGAATGAGCAAATGTCAGTTTGGAATTTAGTTATTGCAAATACAAATATAACATgtataaacacacaaaaaagaaaatgtataagGCTTGTAAAATTATAGGTGCCACTTAAGGGTGGaagtaaaacaaaagcaaattaatTAGCTGTGTTAAATAATgcaaggaaaacagaaaagaaaagattatAGAACTAGAGAAACAGAAAGTGGAGTCCCAGGTGCCTAGCATGTTAAGGTGTGATATACAAGAGTGATCTATTGAGTGATCAGATCATTACTTCCCTATCAAATTCTCCCAGAGATCTCACTAACAAATTTGTGTAGTTTTACTGTGAAATATTCTTTTGCCTACTCCTGGCCAAACACAGTTGCTGATGCTGAGTAGTTGACAGCTGCTAAGGACACTGGCTATTCTACTTCACTTATCAAAATGAGAATCACAAAGCAGAAACTCTGgttttgtgtaatgacaggtttcagagtagcagccgtgttagtctgtattcgcaaaaagaaaaggagtacttgtggcaccttagagactaacaaatttattagagcataagctttcctgagctacagctcaaatgcatcctatgaagtgagctgtagctcacgaaagcttatgctctaataaatttgttagtctctaaggtgccacaagtactccttttctttctggttttgtaTGGTGCTTTGGCACAATGGGTCTCCATTCCTGGATGTTTCTCAGGTACACTACTATAATAAACAggagtaataataattaaagctAAACCCACATCTACTCCAGCGGAAAGTAAGGGGAGGCTCAGCTGCCGATGAAGGAAGCTCTTGAGTCAGTAATCCATCATTTATTCTGGGGAAGACTCACTCAGAGCATGGATTTTTAAATGGGGATTTATaccaaaaatctgttttctaGTGCCAGCGTCCCAAACTGTGCTCCCAATGCTTACCTTGCTCAGAAAGGGTTCAGTCTCTGAAGCCACTGCATTGCCTGCACTCCGCATCTCGGCTGCCCCAGAAGGAACTCCAACTTGGCTTTGTTATGCAAGTGGCTTTAAACGTTTCCTTTAGCTAGTGGTCTCCACCCCTTGGGTTTCCTATTTTTCTAAAGCGAAGATTTAAGCAGCTTTTTAACTCTTCAGTAACCACAGGCTGCTTTCGTTGCATCTGCCTTGCTGGGTTCCTTGACACACAAGCTGAATTAAAGATCTGAACCCTAGACAGGGTGCGGTGCCCTAACTGAAATCATTCAACCAGAGGCCAGGCTCagctctcctcccacccttttcTCTTGTGTCTGAGCTAGCGCTCCGCTGCCAGCTGGGAAGGGTTAATCccatctccctgctgctgcagtggcTGTAGCAGATCGGGGGCTGGTGTTTCACACAAAACACACAGGGAAAGAGGCGCTAAGGAACCAGCCTCAACGTTGGTGGAAGCCCCTCGAGGAGTCACTCTGCAGCTAGCTTGGTACAAAGCAGGGCTagcctcttcctctcccttctaCCCCCAGATTTCATAGTCAAGTCAGCGACAGGATTCAGAGCTGGGGAGACCCGAGATTTCagccagaggaggtggggggagaccTAGACGAAATGACTTCATTCTTTTAACCCTTGAGTGCCTGGAAGACATCCCAGCCTCCCACCTCCCAGAGACCTCCTGCTTCAGGCACTAAGCAAAGTCACCCTCTGTGGGATCTTTGCTCCCCCCGGGGCATCAGTGCCCCACAGGGGGAAAGGCTGTGTTTGAATCGCGTTGGCTCCCTCTAGTTGGCTTAGCATGCTTGAAATGCCTGTGGAGATGCCCGCTTTGCTAAGCAAACTGGATTGAGCTAacagacccttctgcccagcAAGGCGGGGCCAATGTGAGGTGAGTGGAAGCCTGTTCATCAGCTCCCCTGGGAAAGCAGCAGTTTGGCCAGGGGAACACCCTCCTTCAGTCCTTGGAGGCAAGTGATGGCATCGCAGGTCTTCTTCCTTTTCACTGCTGCCCCAGGAATACCACGCCAGCAGCCGGGCCCCCATCCGCCCTTCTGCCACCAACACTAGGATAGTGACGACtgaggcctgggctcccctcttcCACCAGCAGACATTGGCAGGCTCCTGCAGCTCCAAATGTTAATGCcaggctctgcctgtctcctgagAGCAGATGGCCTATGCTGTGCGCAGTGTGCTCCACTTGCACTCCTTGACCATGTGTGATGACAGCATattcaggggtggcaggtttgtataatttttggtggtgcccagaatgggtcaaagtcccacccccacctgcatattggtgcacataaaattaatggggtggggccgaggggtttcgggtgtgggagggactcagggctggggcagagggttggggtgcagggggtgagggctctggctggggctgaggggtttggggtgtgggaggggctcagggttagggcagagggttgaggtgcagagggtgag
This genomic window from Dermochelys coriacea isolate rDerCor1 chromosome 8, rDerCor1.pri.v4, whole genome shotgun sequence contains:
- the S1PR1 gene encoding sphingosine 1-phosphate receptor 1, which codes for MGSTTSRQKKVFNDSVSDYVNSEIIKKHYNFTGKLNEKADSGIKVTSVVFIIICCFIILENIFVLLTIWKTKKFHRPMYYFIGNLALSDLLAGVAYTANLLLSGHKTYSLTPAQWFVREGSMFVALSASVFSLLAIAIERYITMLKMKLHNGSNSFRSFLLISACWVISMILGGLPIMGWNCLDHLQSCSTVLPLYHKHYILFCTTVFTGLLLSIVVLYCRIYSMVRTRSRRLTFRKNTTKATRSSEKSLALLKTVIIVLSAFIACWSPLFILLLLDVGCKVKACSILFKAEYFLVLAVLNSATNPIIYTLTNKEMRRAFIKILCCCKCPSADSGAKSKRPIIGGMEFSRSKSDNSSHPQKEEGDCPETIMSSGNVPSSS